In one window of Geotrypetes seraphini chromosome 3, aGeoSer1.1, whole genome shotgun sequence DNA:
- the FOXA2 gene encoding hepatocyte nuclear factor 3-beta: MHSASSMLGAVKMEGHEHSDWNSYYGDPEGYSTVSNMNPGLGMNSMNTYMSMSAMSTTANMTASSMNMSYVNTGMSPSLTGMSPGAGAMTGMGTGVAGMTSHLSPNMSPMSAQATSMNALAPYTNINSMSPMYGQSNINRSRDPKTYRRSYTHAKPPYSYISLITMAIQQSPNKMLTLSEIYQWIMDLFPFYRQNQQRWQNSIRHSLSFNDCFLKVPRSPDKPGKGSFWTLHPDSGNMFENGCYLRRQKRFKCEKQLSLKESGKKLSEGASSVGSAATSSSSDSPGGRDSPHSGSPCQEQKRALTDLKASQALSPEHAASPASQAQHLLSQHHSVLTHDAQGHLKPDHHYSFNHPFSINNLMSSEQQHHHHHHHHHHHHKMDLKAYEQVMHYSGYGSPMAGSLSMSAVTNKSALDSSPISSDTSYYQGVYSRPIMNSS; this comes from the exons ATGCACTCGGCGTCCAGTATGCTTGGAGCAGTGAAAATGGAAGGACACGAGCATTCAGACTGGAACAGCTACTACGGAGATCCCGAG GGCTATTCCACCGTAAGCAACATGAACCCAGGACTGGGAATGAATAGCATGAACACATACATGAGCATGTCCGCTATGAGCACCACTGCCAACATGACAGCAAGTTCCATGAACATGTCTTATGTCAACACTGGTATGAGTCCCTCTCTGACTGGCATGTCACCTGGTGCTGGAGCTATGACTGGTATGGGTACCGGGGTGGCAGGCATGACTAGCCACCTGAGCCCCAACATGAGTCCCATGAGTGCCCAGGCCACGTCTATGAATGCACTGGCACCCTACACCAATATCAACTCTATGAGCCCAATGTACGGACAGTCCAACATCAACCGATCAAGGGATCCAAAGACATATCGCAGAAGCTATACCCATGCCAAGCCACCTTATTCTTACATCTCTCTGATAACCATGGCCATACAACAGTCACCCAACAAAATGTTAACCCTTAGTGAGATCTACCAGTGGATCATGGACCTCTTCCCTTTCTACCGCCAGAATCAGCAGCGGTGGCAAAACTCCATCCGCCACTCCTTATCCTTCAACGACTGTTTCCTCAAAGTGCCGAGGTCTCCGGACAAACCCGGCAAGGGCTCCTTCTGGACCCTGCACCCAGACTCGGGGAACATGTTTGAGAATGGCTGCTACCTTCGCCGGCAAAAGCGCTTCAAGTGCGAGAAGCAGCTCTCCCTGAAGGAGAGCGGCAAGAAGCTCTCGGAGGGAGCCTCCAGCGTGGGTTCGGCTGCCACCAGCAGCAGCTCAGACAGCCCCGGGGGCCGTGACTCCCCCCATTCCGGCTCCCCGTGCCAAGAGCAGAAAAGGGCCTTGACGGACCTGAAAGCAAGCCAAGCACTGAGCCCCGAGCATGCCGCCTCGCCCGCCTCCCAAGCCCAGCACCTGCTCTCTCAGCATCACTCGGTGCTGACCCACGATGCCCAAGGCCACCTGAAACCTGACCACCACTACTCTTTCAACCACCCGTTCTCCATCAACAACTTGATGTCGTCGGAGCAACagcaccatcaccaccaccaccaccaccaccaccatcacaaaATGGACCTGAAAGCGTACGAACAGGTGATGCACTATTCCGGCTACGGGTCCCCTATGGCAGGAAGTTTAAGCATGAGTGCCGTAACGAACAAATCGGCCCTGGACTCGTCGCCCATTTCCAGCGACACCTCTTATTATCAAGGTGTGTATTCCAGACCTATCATGAACTCCTCTTAA